In a genomic window of Spirosoma agri:
- a CDS encoding DUF6624 domain-containing protein, with amino-acid sequence MGRTPLNGNISGGASTQVDSVNLRKVEQLIEQYGYPGRNLVGATLGNTAWLIIQHSAAVIQEKHLPILQRAADQGEMQKTNIALLIDRIRVYKRQKQLYCTQVKMETNGQRSFDAIEDERNVNKRRAEVG; translated from the coding sequence ATGGGCAGAACTCCCCTCAATGGCAACATCTCTGGCGGAGCATCTACCCAGGTAGACTCTGTTAATTTGCGGAAGGTTGAACAACTCATTGAGCAATACGGATATCCCGGCAGGAACTTGGTCGGGGCTACGCTAGGCAACACCGCTTGGCTGATTATCCAGCACTCTGCCGCAGTGATTCAGGAGAAGCACTTACCCATTCTTCAACGGGCGGCTGACCAAGGAGAAATGCAAAAAACTAACATAGCGCTGTTGATTGATCGGATTCGGGTGTACAAAAGGCAGAAACAGCTATACTGTACGCAAGTAAAAATGGAGACTAATGGTCAGCGATCCTTTGATGCGATTGAGGATGAGAGAAATGTA
- a CDS encoding SDR family oxidoreductase, protein MQQPDYPQADELQSEVQPFPAIQAKMTPEPVSDLATYQPAGKLKGKVAIITGGDSGIGRAVAIAFAKEGANIVITYLAEEEVDAQETKRLAEAFGGQCVTLASDVRSKTNCQQVVEQTIARFGQLNILVNNAAYQHMVANIEDITEEQLKRTFETNIYGYFFMVQAALAHLKENDAIINTGSIVGKMGQPKLVDYASTKGAIHAFTMSLATQLGEKKIRVNAVLPGPIYTPFLPGAGMGPDGVVEAASKTILQRPGQPEELAPAYVLLASSDGSYITGSLLDVNGGNA, encoded by the coding sequence ATGCAACAACCTGATTATCCTCAAGCGGATGAACTCCAGAGTGAAGTACAACCCTTTCCCGCTATACAGGCTAAAATGACCCCCGAGCCGGTCAGTGACTTAGCGACTTATCAGCCAGCGGGTAAGCTTAAAGGCAAAGTGGCCATCATTACCGGTGGAGACTCCGGTATCGGACGGGCGGTCGCCATTGCTTTTGCCAAAGAGGGGGCAAACATTGTCATTACCTATCTGGCCGAAGAAGAAGTCGATGCCCAAGAGACCAAGCGATTGGCCGAGGCTTTCGGCGGACAGTGTGTAACCCTAGCCTCCGACGTTCGTAGCAAAACCAACTGTCAGCAGGTCGTTGAGCAGACGATTGCCCGGTTCGGTCAGCTGAATATACTGGTCAACAACGCGGCTTATCAGCATATGGTTGCCAACATTGAGGACATTACCGAAGAGCAACTCAAGCGTACGTTCGAAACAAATATCTACGGTTATTTTTTCATGGTGCAGGCCGCCCTGGCTCACCTCAAAGAAAATGACGCCATCATCAATACAGGCAGTATCGTGGGAAAGATGGGCCAGCCTAAATTGGTAGATTATGCTTCCACCAAAGGCGCCATTCATGCGTTTACCATGTCGCTGGCTACTCAGTTAGGCGAGAAGAAAATACGGGTCAATGCCGTATTGCCAGGACCAATTTATACCCCATTTCTACCGGGGGCGGGTATGGGCCCAGATGGGGTTGTCGAAGCGGCCAGCAAAACCATTCTCCAACGGCCCGGTCAGCCCGAAGAGTTGGCACCGGCTTACGTTTTGTTAGCCTCGAGCGATGGTTCATACATCACCGGTAGCCTACTGGACGTGAACGGCGGCAACGCCTGA
- a CDS encoding pepsin/retropepsin-like aspartic protease family protein: MKAILTLIIALNSCVCFSQKAIQIIRAHSNKATIYVRYNQSNSVYRWHINPKVKLDVFTVGKLNKATRVTFKTDIDSLIFKIKPGQKKDFIVLLNDKDSCITQVQTIATKNLAKLSPEIHDSIPFFVNKYNTNFLKAIFDRTDSLLLNFDTGATDVALTNDALKSKFRSRPKLYNTDYTLQIGSKLYKSKVHDIEMAGYETDGLLGWNNFDGMIVELNYDENKLIVHSKIPKQILQDKDYETFKMRYFDNKPFIESELQQRGIKNKNWFLFDLGYTRTIMLDSDLLNEAHFPTSDMKELNKVVMHGVSGNEIPVITSNLEILKVGNFKLENVPVQVLKNVNPLRGLNIHILGNDILKRFNTVLDFQKDVVYLKPNKLYHADFADQKKSGN; this comes from the coding sequence ATGAAGGCAATTTTGACTTTGATTATTGCACTAAACTCTTGTGTCTGCTTTTCTCAAAAGGCAATACAAATTATTAGGGCGCATTCTAATAAAGCAACTATCTACGTTCGATACAATCAATCTAATTCAGTTTATAGATGGCACATCAACCCTAAAGTAAAATTAGATGTGTTTACAGTTGGTAAACTGAACAAAGCAACAAGGGTGACATTTAAAACGGATATTGATTCACTCATTTTTAAAATCAAACCCGGTCAGAAGAAGGATTTTATTGTTCTGCTTAATGACAAAGATTCTTGTATTACTCAAGTTCAGACTATTGCAACAAAGAATTTAGCTAAACTCTCGCCTGAAATTCATGATTCGATTCCCTTCTTTGTCAATAAGTATAACACTAATTTTTTAAAGGCCATCTTCGACCGCACTGATTCTCTTCTACTTAATTTCGATACAGGTGCGACCGACGTAGCGCTTACCAATGATGCGTTGAAGAGTAAATTTAGATCTAGGCCAAAGCTTTACAATACTGATTATACCTTGCAAATCGGTAGCAAACTTTATAAAAGTAAAGTTCATGACATAGAAATGGCAGGCTACGAGACGGATGGACTATTGGGATGGAACAACTTTGATGGCATGATCGTAGAGCTTAATTATGACGAAAATAAACTGATTGTCCATTCTAAAATACCTAAACAAATCCTACAGGACAAGGATTACGAGACATTTAAAATGCGCTATTTCGACAATAAGCCTTTTATAGAAAGTGAACTTCAGCAACGTGGAATTAAAAATAAAAACTGGTTTCTTTTTGATTTAGGGTATACAAGAACGATTATGCTCGACAGTGATTTATTAAACGAAGCGCACTTTCCTACCAGTGATATGAAAGAGCTTAATAAAGTAGTCATGCATGGAGTTAGCGGTAATGAAATTCCTGTTATTACTTCTAATTTAGAAATATTAAAAGTTGGAAATTTCAAATTGGAAAATGTTCCTGTTCAAGTCTTGAAAAACGTTAATCCACTACGCGGACTTAATATACATATCTTAGGAAACGATATTCTAAAAAGGTTTAATACGGTTTTAGATTTCCAAAAAGATGTAGTTTATCTAAAACCCAACAAACTTTACCATGCCGATTTTGCCGACCAAAAGAAAAGCGGCAACTAA
- a CDS encoding IS3 family transposase, protein MAEIFASAVRFKTLKSALDYLQTFQSRVVAKQAFYEYVEICGAARRYNRQRRHSALGHLSPFEYYSGQLHQVA, encoded by the coding sequence GCAGAAATTTTCGCGTCGGCGGTCCGATTCAAGACGCTGAAGTCAGCGCTGGACTATTTGCAGACTTTTCAAAGCCGAGTAGTAGCTAAGCAGGCATTCTATGAATACGTGGAAATATGCGGGGCCGCCCGGCGGTATAATCGGCAACGAAGGCATTCAGCGCTGGGTCATCTTTCCCCTTTTGAATACTACAGTGGGCAACTCCATCAAGTTGCTTAA